A part of Haemorhous mexicanus isolate bHaeMex1 chromosome 25, bHaeMex1.pri, whole genome shotgun sequence genomic DNA contains:
- the BLACAT1 gene encoding bladder cancer associated transcript 1 isoform X2: protein MPQFTFACFCGLHGFCKMKRKKEEAGGGQETAV, encoded by the coding sequence ATGCCCCAGTTCACCTTCGCCTGTTTCTGCGGCCTCCACGGCTTCTGcaagatgaagaggaagaaggaggaggcCGGCGGGGGGCAGGAGACGGCCGTGTGA
- the BLACAT1 gene encoding bladder cancer associated transcript 1 isoform X1, with translation MNAGSWRGEGALPGTTWALLVPPQEPPQVRRALPGTPGHSWCHPRSLPRCGELSQGHLGTPGATPGASPGAESSPRDTWALLVPPQELPQVRRALPGTPGHSWCHPRSLPRCGELSQGHLGTAGATPGASPGAESSPRDNLGTPGATPGASPGAESSPRDTWALLVPPQEPPRGLPAGSAPCPALGGAGTRPLVTFWCLQRRKLPRKGPRRGERTAGEEGWQPDLSLGLCLSPQRRLCRVNLAEHPPGELRGQRGHRGAAAPAPGRVPWWPEKSDFSKENLQDFLLLGRGRLHPEVSGVALLLPAMPQFTFACFCGLHGFCKMKRKKEEAGGGQETAV, from the exons ATGAACGCGGGGTCCTGGCGGGGGGAGGGAGCTTTGCCAGGGACAACCTGGGCACTCCTGGTGCCACCCCAGGAGCCTCCCCAGGTGCGGAGAGCtctcccagggacacctgggcactcctggtGCCACCCCAGGAGCCTCCCCAGGTGCGGAGAGCtctcccagggacacctgggcactcctggtGCCACCCCAGGAGCCTCCCCAGGTGCGGAGAGCtctcccagggacacctgggcactcctggtGCCACCCCAGGAGCTTCCCCAGGTGCGGAGAGCtctcccagggacacctgggcactcctggtGCCACCCCAGGAGCCTCCCCAGGTGCGGAGAGCtctcccagggacacctgggcacggCTGGTGCCACCCCAGGAGCTTCCCCAGGTGCGGAGAGCTCTCCCAGGGACAACCTGGGCACTCCTGGTGCCACCCCAGGAGCTTCCCCAGGTGCGGAGAGCtctcccagggacacctgggcactcctggtGCCACCCCAGGAGCCTCCCCGAGGTTTGCCCGCAGGATCAGCGCCGTGCCCGGCTCTCGGCGGAGCTGGAACGCGTCCCCTTGTCACCTTTTGGTGCCTCCAGAGACGGAAACTCCCCCGAAAAGGCCCGAGGAGGGGGGAAAGGACCGCGGGGGAGGAGGGTTGGCAGCCAGACCTTTCTTTGGGCCTTTGTCTGAGCCCACAAAGGCGGCTCTGTCGGGTGAACCTGGCCGAGCATCCGCCAGGTGAGCTccgggggcagcggggccaCCGCGGGGCTGCAGCTCCCGCTCCCGGCAGAGTCCCCTGGTGGCCCGAAAAGTCcgatttttcaaaagaaaatctgcaggattttcttctgctgggcagggggaggctgCACCCGGAG gtcTCCGGAGTCGCTCTCCTGCTCCCGGCGATGCCCCAGTTCACCTTCGCCTGTTTCTGCGGCCTCCACGGCTTCTGcaagatgaagaggaagaaggaggaggcCGGCGGGGGGCAGGAGACGGCCGTGTGA